One Aciduliprofundum boonei T469 genomic region harbors:
- the nuoE gene encoding NADH-quinone oxidoreductase subunit NuoE: MEEKVLQIINKHKNKDSKLLAILHDVQDEFGYIPEEAIKTIAKELGMKKGEVYDAASFYSFFRFKPEGKHEVMICDCIVCHIKGSERIIERIEKEFGVKMGETTKDGKFTFKIVEGLGHCEHSPVMMIDGKIYGDLTPDKVVEILRGCQ; encoded by the coding sequence ATGGAAGAAAAAGTGCTTCAGATAATTAATAAGCATAAAAATAAAGATTCAAAGCTTTTGGCAATTCTCCACGACGTGCAGGACGAATTCGGCTACATTCCCGAAGAGGCGATAAAAACGATTGCGAAAGAGTTAGGCATGAAGAAGGGCGAAGTTTACGATGCGGCTTCATTTTATTCATTTTTCAGATTCAAACCCGAGGGTAAGCACGAGGTGATGATTTGCGACTGCATAGTTTGCCACATCAAAGGCTCGGAAAGAATTATTGAAAGAATTGAAAAAGAGTTCGGGGTGAAGATGGGCGAGACCACAAAAGATGGAAAATTCACATTCAAAATCGTCGAAGGTCTCGGACATTGTGAGCACTCGCCTGTGATGATGATAGACGGAAAAATTTACGGGGATTTAACACCCGATAAGGTGGTGGAAATTTTGAGGGGGTGCCAGTGA
- a CDS encoding NADH-quinone oxidoreductase subunit F — MLLLKDASNVEDYLAQGGFKALRKALEYGQDEIISEVETSGLLGRGGAAFPTGLKMKFVRKERKTPKYIVANADEGEPGTFKDRVLMERNPYQILEGMIISAYAIGAKKGFFYIRYEYKEIAKDIERKIEELRRLGILGPNIYGSKFSFDIELVVGAGAYVCGEETALMESIEGKRGYPRIKPPYPAQYGLWGKPTLINNVETLANVPLVMSMGGANYSKLGKEGCTGPKLFSVSGFVKNPGVYEANLGEKTIGEMIELAGGVVGKFKGVMLGGGAAGFILTEEYLDMPLCFKDAKERGLFLGTGDIIVFNESVNIWDILLNIAKFFEHESCGQCFPCRYGTKRMREIIEKIVRGDGRKEDIEKLNATAKAMKIASLCPLGTSAMLAYESAMKNFREELMGVIQ; from the coding sequence ATGCTTCTTCTCAAAGACGCGAGCAATGTGGAAGATTACCTCGCGCAAGGTGGTTTCAAGGCGCTCCGCAAGGCATTGGAATACGGGCAAGATGAAATAATAAGCGAGGTGGAAACCTCTGGGCTTTTGGGGCGCGGAGGAGCAGCTTTCCCTACTGGGCTGAAGATGAAATTCGTTAGAAAAGAGAGAAAGACTCCGAAGTACATCGTGGCCAATGCGGACGAGGGAGAGCCAGGAACGTTCAAAGATAGAGTGCTCATGGAAAGAAACCCGTACCAGATATTGGAAGGGATGATAATCTCCGCTTATGCCATAGGTGCCAAGAAGGGATTTTTCTACATTCGCTACGAATATAAGGAGATCGCAAAGGACATAGAGAGAAAAATAGAGGAATTGCGAAGACTCGGAATATTGGGCCCGAATATATACGGCTCAAAATTCTCATTCGACATCGAACTCGTTGTCGGGGCGGGAGCATATGTTTGCGGTGAAGAAACGGCGCTGATGGAGAGCATCGAGGGAAAGAGGGGGTACCCGAGAATAAAGCCGCCATACCCGGCGCAGTACGGGCTGTGGGGGAAGCCGACGCTAATCAATAATGTGGAGACTCTCGCGAATGTTCCCCTTGTGATGAGCATGGGTGGAGCGAACTACAGCAAATTGGGAAAGGAGGGCTGCACAGGGCCCAAGCTATTCAGCGTGAGCGGGTTCGTGAAGAATCCGGGGGTTTACGAGGCGAATTTGGGGGAGAAAACTATTGGAGAGATGATCGAGCTCGCCGGGGGAGTTGTGGGAAAATTCAAAGGAGTTATGCTGGGTGGCGGAGCCGCGGGATTTATACTCACCGAAGAGTACTTAGACATGCCTCTTTGCTTTAAAGATGCAAAAGAGCGCGGCTTATTTTTAGGCACAGGAGATATAATCGTTTTCAACGAATCCGTAAATATTTGGGATATCCTGCTCAACATTGCGAAATTCTTCGAGCACGAGTCCTGCGGGCAGTGCTTCCCCTGCCGGTACGGAACCAAGAGGATGAGGGAAATAATCGAAAAAATTGTTCGCGGTGATGGAAGAAAAGAGGATATTGAAAAATTGAACGCCACTGCAAAGGCGATGAAAATAGCCTCGTTATGTCCTCTGGGCACGAGCGCGATGCTCGCCTACGAATCTGCAATGAAGAATTTCCGCGAGGAGCTCATGGGGGTGATTCAATGA
- the fdhF gene encoding formate dehydrogenase subunit alpha — protein MIVTINGKRVEVEEGKTILQVARENGIDIPALCILMDEKPIGSCGLCVVSIRNGGREYHARACTTKIAEGMEIETHTPEVEDARRTILEMLAEEHGEIGGEAKELFSKYGIEIKSDEKREAPDLVDNPFISFNPNACVSCFRCVQACSLVKENHVLVREGRGAETRIVAGINEALKDAGCAFCGACVDACPTGALMDLTTREEETKKITSICPYCGVGCAIDYYVSGNEIIYAKGSPNGVNKGDDCIKGRYGWQFVHSEERLKKPLIKRNGKFEEVTWDEALNFVASRLKEIKEKYGAESIAGLSSAKCTNEENYLFQKFMRIVVGTNNVDHCARLCHASTVVGLFKVFGSGAMTNSLEDLENDAELYFVIGSNTTHAHPVIGTMIKRSVKGRGAKLIVADPRDIELAEYSDIHMRQRPGTDVALINGMMNVIVSHGLEDREFVENRTEGYEKLKEIVKKYTPEYVEKLTGVPKEDIIKAAVLYATHRSAIIYAMGITQHTSGTGNVASLANLALLTGNVGKRGTGVNPLRGQNNVQGAGDMGALPNVLPGYAKLGTRKAREIEKIWGGKIPEKDGLTVVEMMHAASKGVIKAMYIMGENPAVSDPDQKHVIQGLKNLEFLVVQDLFMSETAQLADVILPAASSLEKEGTFTNTERRVQLLHRIVEPVGKAKPDWWIIQEIAKRMGADWNYENPKDIFEEIRKVVPQYSGITYERIEKFGLQWPCPDKNHEGTKILHEDIFPTPNGLARFSPYEYKPPAEEPDEEYPFVLTTGRTYEHFHTGTLTRKIDGFNELIPEAFVEIHPEDADNLGVEDGDCIEVESRRGKIKVKAKIARIKKGVVFIPFHFAESAANVLTIDSLDPEAKIPELKVAAVRLKKC, from the coding sequence ATGATTGTAACGATTAATGGGAAAAGGGTTGAAGTGGAGGAAGGGAAGACAATCCTTCAGGTTGCGAGGGAAAACGGCATCGATATTCCCGCGCTTTGCATACTTATGGACGAAAAGCCTATAGGCTCCTGCGGGCTGTGCGTGGTGAGCATAAGAAATGGTGGAAGAGAATATCACGCGAGGGCATGCACTACTAAAATTGCTGAGGGAATGGAAATAGAAACGCACACTCCCGAGGTGGAAGACGCGAGGAGAACGATTTTGGAGATGCTTGCTGAGGAGCACGGCGAGATTGGGGGCGAGGCTAAGGAATTGTTTTCGAAGTATGGAATAGAAATAAAAAGCGATGAAAAGAGAGAGGCGCCGGATCTCGTGGACAATCCATTTATTTCATTCAATCCCAATGCCTGCGTTTCCTGTTTCCGTTGCGTGCAGGCCTGCTCGCTGGTGAAGGAGAACCACGTGCTAGTTAGAGAAGGTCGAGGTGCAGAAACGAGAATAGTGGCCGGGATAAACGAAGCTCTCAAGGATGCTGGCTGTGCGTTCTGCGGTGCGTGCGTGGACGCGTGCCCCACCGGTGCGCTCATGGATTTAACCACAAGGGAGGAAGAAACGAAGAAAATCACCTCGATTTGTCCGTACTGCGGCGTGGGGTGCGCCATTGATTACTATGTTTCGGGCAATGAAATAATCTACGCGAAGGGCTCGCCCAACGGGGTGAACAAAGGGGACGACTGCATTAAAGGTCGCTACGGATGGCAATTTGTGCACAGCGAAGAACGATTGAAGAAACCTCTAATAAAGAGAAATGGAAAGTTTGAGGAAGTCACATGGGATGAGGCTTTGAACTTTGTTGCCTCTCGCCTGAAAGAAATAAAGGAGAAATACGGCGCTGAGAGCATAGCTGGCTTATCATCTGCGAAATGCACCAACGAGGAAAATTACCTCTTTCAGAAGTTCATGCGCATCGTGGTGGGCACGAACAACGTTGACCACTGCGCGAGGCTATGTCATGCTTCCACCGTGGTCGGATTATTCAAAGTATTTGGCAGCGGAGCAATGACCAACAGTCTGGAAGATTTGGAGAACGATGCCGAGCTATATTTCGTGATTGGCTCAAATACTACACATGCGCATCCGGTAATAGGTACGATGATTAAAAGATCGGTTAAAGGAAGAGGAGCGAAATTAATAGTTGCGGACCCCCGGGATATCGAGCTTGCGGAGTACTCCGATATTCACATGAGGCAGCGCCCGGGCACCGATGTTGCTTTGATTAACGGGATGATGAATGTCATAGTCTCTCACGGTCTGGAGGATAGAGAATTTGTAGAGAACAGAACGGAGGGATACGAAAAATTAAAGGAAATCGTTAAGAAATATACGCCGGAGTACGTGGAGAAGCTCACCGGTGTGCCGAAAGAAGATATAATAAAAGCGGCGGTTCTGTATGCGACCCATAGATCAGCAATAATTTACGCAATGGGGATAACGCAGCACACATCAGGCACGGGAAATGTCGCCTCTCTCGCGAACCTCGCGCTTCTAACTGGCAATGTTGGAAAGAGAGGTACTGGGGTGAATCCTCTTCGCGGCCAGAACAACGTGCAGGGCGCTGGGGACATGGGCGCTTTGCCCAACGTACTCCCGGGGTATGCGAAATTAGGGACGAGAAAAGCGAGGGAAATAGAAAAAATATGGGGTGGAAAAATACCTGAAAAAGATGGGTTAACCGTTGTTGAGATGATGCATGCCGCTTCTAAAGGAGTGATAAAGGCAATGTACATAATGGGCGAGAACCCGGCGGTGAGCGATCCAGACCAGAAGCATGTTATTCAGGGGCTAAAGAATCTTGAGTTCCTCGTAGTTCAGGATTTATTCATGAGTGAAACCGCACAACTCGCAGATGTAATTCTTCCAGCAGCTTCTTCTCTCGAGAAGGAAGGTACATTCACAAACACGGAGCGCAGGGTGCAATTGCTTCATCGCATCGTTGAGCCAGTAGGGAAGGCAAAGCCGGATTGGTGGATAATTCAGGAAATAGCCAAAAGGATGGGTGCAGATTGGAATTATGAAAATCCGAAGGATATATTCGAAGAAATAAGGAAAGTTGTTCCGCAATATTCCGGCATAACATACGAGAGAATAGAAAAATTCGGTTTGCAGTGGCCGTGCCCTGATAAAAATCACGAGGGCACAAAGATTCTGCACGAGGATATCTTCCCGACTCCAAACGGATTGGCCAGGTTCTCTCCTTACGAGTACAAGCCGCCAGCGGAAGAGCCTGACGAGGAGTACCCGTTCGTTCTCACTACAGGGCGCACTTATGAGCACTTCCACACGGGCACGCTAACGAGAAAAATAGATGGGTTCAATGAGTTAATTCCCGAAGCATTCGTCGAAATACACCCCGAGGATGCGGATAATTTGGGCGTGGAAGATGGAGATTGCATCGAAGTGGAATCCAGGAGAGGAAAGATAAAGGTGAAGGCAAAAATAGCGAGGATAAAGAAAGGCGTTGTTTTCATTCCTTTCCATTTCGCGGAGAGCGCTGCGAATGTCCTTACCATAGATTCCTTAGACCCAGAGGCGAAGATACCGGAACTGAAGGTTGCTGCTGTCCGTTTGAAGAAATGTTAA
- a CDS encoding amidohydrolase family protein produces MSILIKNAWIVTQNEKREILQGNIYIEESKIVEIGDVNEEAEYVLNASGKIVMPGLINTHTHVGMTDMRGMADDVNLEEFLMKMWKEEAKRGREEIYKGAKLGIKEMLRTGTTAFVDMYSDEDAIAKAAKELGIRAFLGWAVVDEDITTQEGNPLNNAENFIKEFRNEELITPLIAPHAVYTCNEETLLKAKEIAEKYDTLITMHISETRKEVYEHRKRTGMRPVEWLEKIEFLNSKLIAAHLVWLTLHEIKILAKNGVKASHNPTSNMKLGNGGSMPLPEMLDNGILVTLGTDSTVSNNNLDMFEAMKFAALLHKNERWDASITNAQEILDFATINAAKALELNAGSIEEGRLADLVILNPAPNGLPLRKNTIVSNIVYSLTGLNVEHTIVNGKIVI; encoded by the coding sequence ATGAGCATTCTGATAAAAAATGCATGGATTGTAACTCAGAACGAAAAAAGAGAGATTCTACAAGGAAATATTTATATTGAGGAGAGTAAAATAGTGGAAATTGGAGATGTAAATGAGGAAGCAGAGTATGTTTTAAATGCAAGTGGAAAGATAGTAATGCCCGGATTGATAAACACTCACACCCATGTGGGAATGACGGATATGAGGGGCATGGCTGATGATGTAAATCTTGAAGAATTTTTGATGAAAATGTGGAAAGAGGAGGCAAAAAGAGGCAGGGAAGAGATTTACAAAGGTGCAAAATTGGGAATAAAAGAGATGCTTCGCACCGGAACCACAGCTTTTGTAGACATGTATAGCGATGAGGATGCCATTGCAAAAGCAGCAAAAGAATTGGGGATAAGGGCATTTTTGGGATGGGCTGTGGTTGATGAAGATATAACCACTCAGGAGGGAAATCCTCTTAACAACGCTGAAAATTTCATTAAAGAATTTAGAAACGAGGAATTAATAACCCCTTTAATTGCGCCTCATGCAGTGTATACTTGCAACGAAGAAACACTGCTTAAGGCAAAGGAAATTGCGGAGAAATATGACACGCTTATAACTATGCATATCTCAGAGACAAGAAAAGAAGTGTATGAGCATAGAAAAAGGACAGGAATGAGACCTGTAGAATGGTTAGAAAAGATAGAGTTCTTAAATTCTAAACTTATAGCAGCACATCTTGTTTGGCTAACTCTCCACGAAATTAAAATTTTGGCAAAAAATGGGGTTAAAGCTTCTCATAATCCAACAAGTAATATGAAACTTGGAAACGGGGGCTCAATGCCCCTGCCTGAAATGTTAGATAATGGGATTCTGGTAACTTTGGGCACGGATAGCACGGTGAGTAATAACAACCTTGATATGTTTGAAGCTATGAAATTTGCCGCTTTGTTGCACAAGAATGAGAGATGGGATGCATCCATAACTAATGCGCAAGAGATTCTTGATTTTGCAACTATTAACGCGGCCAAAGCTTTGGAATTGAATGCAGGAAGTATAGAAGAGGGGAGACTTGCGGATTTGGTCATTTTAAATCCAGCGCCAAATGGATTACCTTTAAGAAAGAATACAATAGTATCAAACATTGTGTACTCGCTAACTGGATTGAATGTAGAGCATACAATAGTAAACGGAAAGATAGTGATTTAA
- a CDS encoding MBL fold metallo-hydrolase, whose amino-acid sequence MTRITFLGSGGGRFTTIYQIRATGGVYIEDVLNIHIDPGPGALVQMHRFKVNPTKTDVIAISHAHTDHYTDAEVLVEAITNGGTKKKGLLVGSKSVLEGYDEFDPVISKYHRGLVDKVAVLSPGNVVRYKGIKIRATKSYHNDPTTIGFRIETSQGVISYLADTDYNDSLIGAHRNARVLILPVTRPLGAKIPYHLSTKEAAKIVKGIEPEIAILTHFGLKMIEENPEFQADWIWKETGIRTIAADDGMVVEINKKIEII is encoded by the coding sequence GTGACGAGGATAACATTCTTAGGAAGTGGCGGGGGGAGATTCACCACAATTTATCAAATTCGAGCCACAGGAGGCGTCTACATAGAGGATGTTCTTAACATACACATAGATCCCGGCCCTGGAGCTTTAGTTCAAATGCACAGGTTTAAGGTAAATCCAACCAAAACTGATGTAATTGCAATCTCTCATGCGCATACTGACCATTATACAGATGCAGAGGTTCTGGTAGAAGCCATAACAAATGGGGGTACAAAGAAAAAGGGATTGCTTGTTGGATCAAAGAGTGTGCTTGAAGGATATGATGAGTTTGATCCCGTTATTTCAAAGTATCACAGAGGCCTAGTTGATAAAGTTGCAGTTCTCTCTCCCGGAAATGTGGTGCGCTACAAGGGAATTAAGATAAGAGCAACAAAATCCTATCATAATGATCCAACAACGATCGGGTTCAGAATTGAGACGTCCCAAGGTGTAATTTCTTATTTGGCGGACACGGATTACAATGATTCTTTAATAGGTGCTCATAGAAATGCTAGGGTGTTAATTCTTCCAGTAACAAGGCCCTTGGGAGCCAAGATACCCTATCATTTGAGTACAAAAGAAGCTGCAAAAATAGTGAAAGGTATTGAGCCAGAAATTGCTATATTGACACATTTTGGACTTAAGATGATTGAAGAAAATCCAGAGTTTCAAGCTGACTGGATCTGGAAAGAAACAGGAATAAGGACAATAGCCGCGGATGACGGGATGGTCGTAGAAATAAATAAGAAAATAGAGATTATTTAG
- a CDS encoding DUF3783 domain-containing protein, producing the protein MLLLIGFPEDEVERVREMYADTIPVSAEMEDKVLENIIRERKHPENYQVLGSQRIVIMHDIPKEELSKIINNIRKKINAHIIFATSTPTSLKWKIGNLMEELLEEDRYFREKRAK; encoded by the coding sequence ATGCTGCTACTAATTGGCTTTCCAGAAGACGAAGTGGAAAGAGTAAGAGAGATGTATGCAGATACAATACCTGTATCGGCAGAGATGGAAGATAAAGTGCTGGAGAATATAATAAGGGAGAGAAAACACCCTGAAAATTACCAGGTACTAGGAAGCCAGAGGATAGTGATTATGCACGATATACCCAAGGAAGAACTGAGCAAGATTATAAATAATATAAGAAAGAAGATAAATGCGCATATTATATTTGCAACATCAACTCCAACATCATTAAAATGGAAGATAGGCAACTTAATGGAGGAACTTCTGGAGGAAGACAGATACTTTAGAGAAAAGAGAGCTAAATAA
- a CDS encoding aldehyde ferredoxin oxidoreductase family protein encodes MMGYNNKIGRVNLRDGKIEYEGIREGILKKFVGGKGLGYYFIYKEVPPGTKPLSSANKIIFAPGAFSGLIPGSSKVAVIALSPESGLINDSYAGDRFGPMLKKAGFDMLIIEGKSDKPVYIVVEKDKIKIEDASELWGKGVYETSDVLWDKYPDAAIAVIGPAGENLVRFANIMFDKERSAGRGGLGAVMGSKNLKAIVVRGAQPSINIADKKELDKMKEMYYEEYAKSERLKDIREYGTTNGLISSSFSGMSPSYNFQKPYIPRELAMKLSGEEIKKYEVEPEEYIHGKSCPVKCARYVKVNYKGKELFVKPEYESIAMLGACTGVFDFPAVAYFIHLTNDLGMDSIAAGEIIGWFFEMVEKGLINKYEMGFEISGFGDVSAEEKLLRMMSEREGIGAILAEGVKRASEILGRGAEFAVQVKGLESPAWDPRGRRTYALSYATADIGASHLRGWPHPHSLPNDGPAKELVPSLIESRDKDALFDSLGVCKFLPYKLEDLKKFYKAITGENADTLDILGKRIETIARIYNVLGSLNPPEEDTIPPRWWEKEKEGPAKDNAAFINYEDFLEARRYFYKLRGWHEEYGVPMTNTLEDLDLREFLEDAHRAIVVVKERVR; translated from the coding sequence ATGATGGGTTATAACAATAAAATTGGCAGAGTTAATCTGAGAGATGGTAAGATTGAATATGAAGGTATAAGGGAAGGAATTCTAAAAAAATTCGTTGGCGGAAAGGGTCTTGGTTATTATTTCATATATAAGGAAGTACCTCCAGGCACAAAGCCGTTGAGCAGTGCCAACAAAATTATATTCGCTCCAGGAGCATTCAGCGGATTGATACCCGGAAGCAGTAAGGTTGCAGTCATAGCTTTATCCCCTGAGAGCGGGCTTATAAACGATAGTTATGCTGGAGACAGATTCGGCCCAATGCTCAAAAAAGCCGGATTTGACATGCTTATAATTGAAGGAAAGAGCGACAAGCCAGTTTATATAGTTGTTGAGAAGGATAAAATCAAAATTGAAGATGCCTCAGAGCTCTGGGGAAAGGGAGTGTATGAAACTTCAGATGTTTTGTGGGATAAATATCCGGATGCAGCCATCGCTGTGATTGGCCCTGCAGGAGAGAACCTTGTTAGATTTGCAAATATAATGTTCGATAAAGAGCGCTCTGCAGGCCGAGGTGGTTTGGGAGCGGTTATGGGAAGTAAAAATCTAAAGGCTATTGTGGTGCGAGGAGCTCAACCATCCATAAACATCGCAGATAAGAAAGAATTGGATAAAATGAAAGAGATGTATTACGAAGAATATGCCAAATCTGAAAGATTAAAGGACATAAGGGAATACGGCACTACCAATGGCTTAATATCTTCCTCTTTCAGTGGAATGTCTCCATCGTACAATTTCCAAAAGCCATACATCCCAAGGGAGCTTGCGATGAAATTAAGCGGCGAGGAGATAAAGAAATATGAAGTTGAACCAGAAGAGTACATACATGGCAAATCTTGCCCGGTTAAGTGCGCAAGGTATGTAAAGGTAAACTACAAGGGCAAAGAGCTTTTCGTAAAGCCCGAGTACGAGAGCATTGCGATGTTAGGTGCTTGCACGGGAGTTTTTGATTTTCCAGCAGTGGCATACTTCATACATCTCACCAACGATTTGGGCATGGATTCTATAGCAGCAGGGGAGATCATAGGATGGTTCTTTGAAATGGTTGAAAAAGGATTAATCAACAAATATGAAATGGGCTTTGAGATCAGTGGCTTCGGTGATGTGAGCGCGGAGGAAAAGCTATTGAGAATGATGTCTGAGAGAGAAGGAATAGGAGCAATTTTAGCAGAAGGAGTGAAGAGGGCAAGTGAGATTTTGGGAAGAGGTGCTGAATTTGCAGTTCAAGTTAAGGGACTAGAATCTCCAGCTTGGGATCCTAGAGGTAGAAGAACTTATGCCCTTAGCTACGCTACTGCTGATATTGGAGCCTCTCATCTCCGCGGCTGGCCTCACCCACATTCTTTGCCCAATGACGGACCTGCTAAGGAGCTCGTGCCATCCCTAATAGAGAGCAGGGATAAAGATGCTTTATTTGACTCCTTGGGGGTGTGTAAATTCTTACCTTACAAACTAGAAGATTTGAAGAAATTTTATAAAGCAATCACAGGAGAGAACGCAGATACTCTCGATATTTTGGGTAAGAGAATAGAAACAATAGCAAGAATATACAATGTCCTCGGTTCCTTGAATCCACCTGAGGAGGATACCATTCCGCCAAGATGGTGGGAGAAAGAGAAAGAGGGTCCTGCAAAGGATAATGCTGCCTTCATAAACTACGAAGATTTCCTAGAAGCAAGGAGGTATTTTTACAAGCTAAGGGGCTGGCATGAAGAGTACGGAGTACCTATGACAAATACCCTTGAAGATCTGGATTTAAGGGAGTTCTTAGAAGATGCCCATAGAGCAATAGTCGTGGTAAAGGAGAGAGTGAGATAA
- a CDS encoding isoprenylcysteine carboxylmethyltransferase family protein, protein MSFAWKFAFWGVSWASIIAVGVFSPKIVEHWLLPYILLPIGIAFIIYGLLLNAIAGRTLKKYGHMEIKRGIKKPDKLVRIGIYSCMRHPAQFGSIFFGIGISFLTLKLIAILYAGWISLAALYFIMAIEERETLELFGEEYCEFIKSRKPFTFSISCLKRGIEAIREKPF, encoded by the coding sequence ATGAGCTTTGCTTGGAAATTTGCATTCTGGGGCGTATCTTGGGCATCCATAATAGCCGTGGGAGTATTTTCTCCAAAAATAGTGGAGCATTGGCTCTTACCTTACATTTTGCTCCCCATAGGGATAGCATTTATAATTTACGGATTGCTCCTAAACGCCATAGCAGGAAGAACTTTGAAAAAATACGGGCATATGGAGATAAAAAGGGGAATAAAGAAGCCAGATAAACTGGTGAGAATAGGAATTTACTCCTGTATGAGACACCCCGCTCAATTTGGCTCTATATTCTTCGGAATTGGTATATCTTTTCTCACCCTCAAACTCATTGCAATTCTATACGCAGGCTGGATTTCCCTTGCAGCTTTATACTTCATTATGGCGATTGAAGAGAGAGAAACTCTGGAATTGTTCGGAGAGGAGTACTGTGAATTCATAAAATCCCGCAAACCATTTACATTTTCCATTTCCTGCTTGAAAAGAGGGATTGAGGCGATTAGAGAGAAACCTTTTTAA
- a CDS encoding ATP-dependent DNA ligase, producing the protein MEYKIIAETYSKIESTTKRLEMTDYLVELFHNTPEDVIDKVIYLTQGKLYPDYMGIELGLAEKLAMRGITKATGIKEKTLGEMLKKYGDLGSVAEEAIKKKRQTTLFSFEEEKNLTVEKVYENFEKIAKAEGPGSQDRKIQLLAELLNLAKPIEAKYIVRTVEGKLRLGIADMTILDALSIAYGRTKELRSLVERTYNIHPDLGYIAKKLAKEGIDGVKDIKIELGIPIRAMLAERLPSLEEILAKMGGKAAFEYKYDGMRIQGHVGKDKVWLYSRRLENLTSQFPDVVEALKEAFQGKEGIFDGEAVPVDIHTGELLPFQVVSHRRGRKYEIEKAIEDYPVVLFLFDIIYLDGEDLTSKPYPERRKILERVINPTERVKFAHRIVSSDIGEIREFFNKAIEDGCEGLVAKSIGKESIYRAGAREFLWIKYKRDYKVEMGDTVDLVVVGAFAGKGKRKGTYGALLMAAYNPEKDRFETVCKLGSGFTDEQLAYLPRKFEDLKIENKHPRVWSEMEADYWFVPKVVLEVIGAEITLSPTHTCARDVIEKGTGLAIRFPRFTGRWRDDKSPEEATTTKELIEMYKNQIKKIR; encoded by the coding sequence ATGGAGTACAAGATTATTGCTGAAACTTACAGCAAGATAGAATCCACCACAAAGAGGTTGGAGATGACGGATTATCTTGTTGAACTTTTCCATAATACTCCGGAGGATGTTATTGATAAGGTTATTTATCTCACACAGGGTAAGCTTTATCCTGATTATATGGGTATTGAACTCGGCTTAGCGGAGAAATTGGCGATGAGGGGAATTACGAAGGCAACAGGAATAAAGGAGAAAACCCTTGGCGAGATGCTAAAGAAATATGGTGATCTAGGAAGTGTAGCTGAGGAAGCTATAAAGAAGAAGAGACAGACAACCTTATTTTCATTTGAAGAAGAGAAAAATCTTACTGTGGAGAAAGTTTATGAGAACTTTGAAAAAATTGCCAAAGCGGAGGGGCCGGGCTCACAGGACAGGAAAATACAACTTCTTGCTGAATTGTTGAATTTAGCAAAGCCAATAGAGGCTAAGTACATAGTGCGCACGGTTGAAGGTAAATTGAGATTGGGTATAGCGGATATGACTATTCTTGATGCCCTTTCAATAGCGTATGGGAGAACGAAGGAGTTGAGAAGTCTCGTAGAAAGGACTTACAACATTCATCCTGACCTTGGCTATATTGCAAAAAAATTAGCCAAGGAGGGGATTGATGGAGTTAAAGATATAAAGATTGAACTGGGTATACCCATAAGAGCTATGCTTGCCGAGAGATTACCATCCTTGGAAGAAATCCTTGCGAAGATGGGAGGCAAAGCCGCTTTTGAATACAAGTATGATGGCATGCGTATACAGGGTCATGTAGGAAAGGATAAAGTATGGCTTTATTCCCGAAGATTGGAGAATTTAACATCTCAATTTCCGGATGTTGTAGAGGCCTTGAAAGAAGCATTTCAAGGGAAGGAAGGTATATTTGATGGTGAAGCAGTGCCGGTGGATATACATACGGGAGAATTGCTGCCTTTTCAAGTTGTATCGCATAGAAGGGGAAGAAAATACGAAATAGAGAAGGCTATTGAGGATTATCCAGTCGTGCTTTTCCTCTTTGATATAATTTATCTCGATGGAGAGGACCTGACATCAAAACCTTATCCTGAGAGAAGGAAAATTTTAGAGAGGGTTATAAATCCCACGGAAAGAGTTAAGTTCGCCCACAGAATAGTTTCCTCCGATATTGGTGAGATTAGAGAATTCTTCAACAAAGCCATAGAGGATGGATGTGAGGGGCTGGTAGCAAAGAGCATCGGCAAGGAAAGTATTTATCGTGCTGGAGCTAGAGAATTTCTATGGATTAAATATAAGAGAGATTACAAGGTTGAAATGGGGGACACGGTAGATTTGGTGGTTGTGGGTGCCTTTGCTGGAAAAGGAAAGAGAAAGGGGACATATGGGGCTTTGCTTATGGCAGCTTATAATCCTGAGAAGGATAGGTTTGAAACTGTGTGCAAGCTTGGCTCAGGATTTACGGATGAGCAACTTGCTTACCTACCTCGCAAGTTTGAAGACTTAAAAATTGAAAATAAACATCCTAGAGTGTGGAGCGAAATGGAAGCTGACTACTGGTTCGTTCCCAAAGTTGTGCTTGAAGTTATAGGTGCTGAAATTACCCTGAGCCCTACACATACATGCGCTCGCGATGTTATTGAAAAAGGCACCGGGTTGGCAATAAGATTTCCTAGGTTTACGGGTAGGTGGAGAGATGACAAGAGTCCGGAGGAGGCCACGACAACAAAAGAGCTAATAGAAATGTATAAAAATCAAATAAAGAAAATAAGGTAG